The window ATGACCGCGCCATCGTCAACCGTATCGACGACAGCGTGATGGCGTTCGATGCGCGTGGGCCCGTGGTGCTGCGCCGGGCACGCGGACTGGCGCCCGATCCGATCCTGCTGCCCGAAACCCTCGCCGCGCCCATGCCGATCCTGGCCATGGGGGGCGAGCTCAAGGCGACCTTCTGCCTGCTGCGCGGGCGCGAGGCCGTCCTGTCGCCCCATATCGGAGATCTGGAGGACGCCGTCGCGCGCGCCGACTATCGGCGTATGCTTGACCTTTTCTGCGATCTCTATGCCTTCACGCCGGGCGCGATCGCGGTAGACGGGCACCCGGACTATGCCTCCACCCGGATCGGGAGGGCGCTGGCGCAAGAACGGGGCCTTCCGCTTGTCACCGTCGATCACCACCACGCGCACCTTGCGGCGTGTCTGGCCGAGAATGGCATCGAGGCGGGCGAGACGCTCACGGCCCTGGTGTGCGATGGCCTTGGCCTTGGCGGCGATGGTACGCTGTGGGGCGGTGAGGTGCTGCGCGGCGGCTATGGCTGGGCCGAACGGACCGGCGCGCTGCCTGCCGTGGCGCTCCCGGGCGGAGCGGCGGCGATGAAGCAGCCCTGGCGCAACCTGCTCGCGCACCTCCTTCATGCTTTCGGGGACGCATGGGCCGAAGCGGTGCCCGTGCTGGCCGAGCGCGTGCCTGCAGGACCATCGCGCCAGGTCCTGCAACGCATCATTGCGCAGGGGCTCAACAGTCCGGTCTGTTCCTCGGGCGGGCGATTGTTCGATGCGGTGGCCGCGGCATTGGACCTGTGCGGGCCGAGCATTTCTTACGAAGGCGAGGCGGCCATGGCGCTGGAGGCGGCGGCCCGGCCTTTCGTGACGGGGGAGACCGGCTATGCCTTCGCGCTCACCCATGATGCGGCGGGGCTTGCGCGGCTGGACTTCGCGCACCTGTGGCGGGCGCTGGCGCGCGATCTGGGCGCGGGCGTGCCGGGTGGGATGATAGCTGCACGCTTCCACCTGGGACTGGCTGATGCGCTTGTCGCACTGGCGGGCGCAGGGGAGGCGTCCTTATCCCATGGTCGGGTGGCGCTGAGCGGCGGGGTGTTCAACAACCGCATCCTGCGCGAGGCGGTGGCGCAGCGGGTCGAGGATGCGGGCGCTGTGCCGCTTGTCCATCGCCGCGTGCCGGCAGGCGATGGCGGGCTTTCGCTGGGGCAGGTTGCGGTTGCTGCAGCTCGGCTTGATGGGGACTGACAGGAGGACACAGGGACATGCTGAACGAACACGACCTCAGGCGGCGTATCGTCGGGGAAATGCACCTGCGGCGCTGGCCCCACGTCTGCGCGCCCTCCACGATCATACAGTTCGTGCGCGTGCTCGAACCGGACCAGCGCGAGGCTGAACTGCGCTGTGTCGAGACACTGCCCTCGGGCGGTGTCGCCGGGCGCAGCGAGAACCCGCGCCACCGCGCCGGATCGCTCGGGCCCGGTATTGCCTTTGGCTGGGAGCGCCAGAGCGAGGCCAGCACGACGACGCTCTTCATCGACCGCCTGCTGGTGGACGCGCAGGGCACCTTCGCGCCCGATCCGGCCGCGCTGGAAGCGCTGAGCTGGGCCAAGGGGATGCCGGGCAAGGTCCTGCGCGCGATCCGCGTGCTGATCGTGCCCGACGAGGACGCCGCCCGCACGCTGATCCCGGCGATGGGGTACGATCCGCTCGACCTCGTCAGTTGCCATATCTCCTGCCAGGACGGCGAACAGGCCGCGCGGGTGTGGTCCGATTTCCGCTTTCGTGATGAGGGCTACGGCCAGATTCTGGTGGCGGCCAACGGTATGGCGGGCGGCGATCTCTCGCGCTCGGTCCAGCGCCTGCAGGAACTGGGCAACTACCGCAACCTGGCGCTGCTCGGCCTGCCGGTGGCGCAGGATGGCTGGAAGCTGCTTGACCGGATCGAGGATGAACT is drawn from Novosphingobium decolorationis and contains these coding sequences:
- a CDS encoding DUF3422 domain-containing protein, whose amino-acid sequence is MLNEHDLRRRIVGEMHLRRWPHVCAPSTIIQFVRVLEPDQREAELRCVETLPSGGVAGRSENPRHRAGSLGPGIAFGWERQSEASTTTLFIDRLLVDAQGTFAPDPAALEALSWAKGMPGKVLRAIRVLIVPDEDAARTLIPAMGYDPLDLVSCHISCQDGEQAARVWSDFRFRDEGYGQILVAANGMAGGDLSRSVQRLQELGNYRNLALLGLPVAQDGWKLLDRIEDELSDLTSQVADPEVRDDDLLSEVTRLSMELIAHSTETDYRLSATEAYATIVEDRLEGLHIRACPGHPSLADFTQRRFLPAVRTCAAHRRREEQLAQRTERLVSLLRTRVETRIENQNGRLLASMERSSTRQLRLQQLVEGLSVVALSYYGISLIAHMLEGVELLAPHFHAHLVVAALTPVMVIGMYLGLHHLKKRILD
- the hypF gene encoding carbamoyltransferase HypF; amino-acid sequence: MARVTDALTVDRSYKVLRVRGQVQAVGYRPFVWQCAHALGLAGDVANDGEGVLVRVAGPFEALDRFEARLRHEAPPLARVFSVEVVDTAPFACGEDFAIARSGGGAVATGIVPDAATCPACRAELRDPADRRHGYAFGNCTHCGPRLSIMSALPYDRARTSMADFALCEPCAREYADPADRRFHAQPIACPACGPRLELTGEGKGAPDPLARSVDLLRKGRIVAIKGLGGYHLACLATDAEAVAKLRTRKARDAKPFAVMVPSLTAARELCEVSDEAAQALESPAAPVVLLPLRRDGPALPEAVAPGQDHLGLLLPYTPLHHLLMDALQAPLVMTSGNRSDEPQVTDDGEAHAKLAGIADSWLSHDRAIVNRIDDSVMAFDARGPVVLRRARGLAPDPILLPETLAAPMPILAMGGELKATFCLLRGREAVLSPHIGDLEDAVARADYRRMLDLFCDLYAFTPGAIAVDGHPDYASTRIGRALAQERGLPLVTVDHHHAHLAACLAENGIEAGETLTALVCDGLGLGGDGTLWGGEVLRGGYGWAERTGALPAVALPGGAAAMKQPWRNLLAHLLHAFGDAWAEAVPVLAERVPAGPSRQVLQRIIAQGLNSPVCSSGGRLFDAVAAALDLCGPSISYEGEAAMALEAAARPFVTGETGYAFALTHDAAGLARLDFAHLWRALARDLGAGVPGGMIAARFHLGLADALVALAGAGEASLSHGRVALSGGVFNNRILREAVAQRVEDAGAVPLVHRRVPAGDGGLSLGQVAVAAARLDGD